The Cydia fagiglandana chromosome 4, ilCydFagi1.1, whole genome shotgun sequence genome has a window encoding:
- the LOC134663584 gene encoding plexin-B: MAAFRTVLVIIFWLWSTIVYGYDFISQYPNQQNETFQFYHLAIDKVSGQVYAGSLNALHQLKSDLKPIHVIRTGPKPDNPMCHASGCDSEIKTSLVDNVNKILVIDQESRLLIACGSVAQGSCYKYKLGDISAEPEFLAESVAANDAEASTYAFIGPERYMSWDRSNVLYVGTTFTNIGDYRHDVPAISSRDLMTLRLAQSTFSKQSSIQIDVKYRDNFLVQYVYGFNASDYAYFLIIQKHSHLAGNEELGYVSRLARTCVNDDNYNSYTEVTLECNVREENNGKIEDVNYNLVQDAKIARAGATLATQLGIEPGDSILVTSFSPSKSITNEPVAKSAICVFSLQEIEIKFNENVHMCFNGSTKSRNMGYISGMISDGKCPSVGSVGNILNFCEVGLKISGLYPIRTSPVIYWNDTLVTSVTMSVTGLHTVAFLGTNKGKLKKVLIDADRAIQYASDELLPGQRILPDTTLSPFQRSLYVLARNTIVQIPTEKCTEHSDCSSCLESNDPHCGWCSLEKRCTVQSMCQKGTQSAPRWLSRYTGQQCIDFEQIMPDKISMNEVTTVQLVIRTLPELPFGDTYKCVFGNAPPIDAAVTTSGLACPTPDLKHRPKILPNQDHAYVPLSVHSSETNKDFVSRNFAFYDCSRHTTCQSCILSEWACNWCIYDNRCTHDTSVCQRTIISGESNPTKLLNHGIGHCPRIRQHKHQILLPNNVPKELELEVENLPHLQPGHTGFQCIVSIEQANMIVPARVESNHFIVCDKTTYSYEEYVGEYNVSVKVVWNHKHYIDTINITLYKCEILGSHREHADCSLCITRNSVYQCTWCGNSCSYSESCLDNPVTECPKPRIDMIKPLSGPVEGGTIVTIEGSNLGLRVEEVTGKIRIGEVPCEIVDFEVSVSITCRTGPSNGSSVAPVIVENDAGYTESSVLFSYKNIKLQGIYPALGPVSGGTQLAIGGQHLNIGSAISAYLDELPCSVNKTQTSNSRLICITPKANMPRVIHTITVAIDNANRTLMGDLYNYTADPTIMEIKPLKSFVSGGRMITVHGTNLNTIQKPLMKLYHAKELEPVNYTACVVLNSNQMECPSPAINKKYDEILQATASQTSTPQIAMKVGFVMDYVETMHDLEKYFNPPRTHMIFVEDPHVYHFPNKIKSYKGDPLVIEGENLIRASDESDVVVTIGTQPCNVTSLTMQQLLCTPPEIQPMNTDENGVQNTDINLPMVVVKIGKNLRFPIGYLHYELLRNYNFPPEAIAGIAAGTFFLVLIFMIVLVMYRRRSTKAEREYKRIQIQMDTLESNVRLECKLAFAELQTDMSDLAADLEHSGIPTLDHVNYVMKVFFPGVSDHPILNVQRQFINTPRTNYDAAMIQFEQLLNNKCFLLSFIDTLEAQKSFNIRDKVNVASLLMIILMGKMEYATDILKSLLLRLIDKSVCNKHPQLMLRRTESVVEKMLTNWMALCMYYYLKDYAGSSLFLLFKAIKHQIEKGVVDAITHEARYSLSEEKLLKEQIDYQIVTLHIVQDDFDEKVQCKVLDCDSISQVKSKILDALFKNTPFSMRPSVHEVDLEWRHGRGGHVTLQDEDVTTKTVNSWRKLNTLAHYGVKESAIMSLISRQNDSFNTPYKIPCKNCTGIYCTNSHIRVDNNDLDHNVHFYHLVRPIEYHNIINKTSEHSHKAIPEIFLTRLLSTKGTVHKFVDDFFSTILTVNEVLPPAVKWLFDLFDEAARTHGIMNPEVVHAWKSNSLPLRFWVNLIKNPDFIFDINKTATVDSSLSVIAQTFMDACSLTEHRLCKDSPSNKLLFAKDLPTYRDMVIQFYQAVSQLPQVTDQELSTSMQQLSVQQLNEFDTLSALKELYIYVSKYREQIILGLEMDPLCNKMHLAHKLDNVACTMEGDPTSIC, translated from the coding sequence ATGGCTGCTTTCAGGACAGTGTTAGTTATAATATTCTGGCTTTGGAGCACAATAGTATACGGATACGACTTCATATCACAATACCCCAATCAACAAAATGAGACATTCCAATTCTATCACCTCGCTATTGATAAAGTTAGTGGACAAGTGTATGCGGGATCCTTAAACGcgctgcatcagctgaaatcCGATTTGAAACCAATACATGTAATCCGGACTGGGCCGAAACCCGATAATCCTATGTGCCATGCCAGCGGCTGTGATTCAGAAATAAAAACATCGTTAGTGGACAATGTGAACAAAATATTAGTGATCGACCAAGAATCTCGCTTACTGATTGCGTGCGGCTCCGTCGCGCAAGGTTCGTGTTACAAATACAAGCTGGGTGACATTTCCGCGGAGCCCGAGTTTCTTGCCGAGAGCGTAGCTGCCAACGATGCTGAAGCCTCCACTTACGCCTTCATCGGGCCCGAGCGGTACATGTCCTGGGACCGATCCAACGTCCTCTACGTCGGCACGACATTCACCAACATCGGTGACTACAGGCACGACGTCCCAGCCATATCCAGCCGCGATCTCATGACTCTCCGCCTCGCCCAGTCTACATTCTCCAAGCAGAGCTCCATTCAAATAGATGTCAAGTATAGGGACAATTTTTTGGTGCAATATGTGTATGGTTTTAATGCTAGTGATTATGCTTATTTTCTGATAATTCAAAAACATTCCCATCTCGCGGGCAACGAGGAGCTGGGATACGTGTCGCGGCTGGCCCGGACTTGCGTTAATGATGACAACTACAACAGCTACACTGAGGTTACCCTGGAGTGTAATGTTCGGGAAGAAAACAATGGTAAGATTGAAGATGTCAATTACAATTTAGTTCAAGATGCTAAAATCGCTAGGGCGGGGGCTACCCTGGCCACGCAGCTGGGCATTGAACCCGGAGACTCCATACTGGTCACATCTTTTAGCCCGTCTAAAAGTATCACTAATGAACCTGTAGCTAAGTCAGCAATTTGTGTATTTTCCTTGCAAGAGATAGAAATTAAGTTTAATGAGAATGTTCACATGTGTTTCAATGGTAGTACTAAATCTCGTAATATGGGATACATATCAGGCATGATATCAGATGGTAAATGTCCCAGTGTGGGATCTGTGGGCaacatacttaatttttgtgaaGTAGGGCTTAAGATAAGTGGTTTGTATCCTATAAGAACTTCACCTGTAATTTACTGGAATGATACTCTTGTAACCTCTGTAACTATGTCAGTGACAGGGTTACACACTGTAGCTTTTTTGGGGACAAACAAAGGAAAgttgaaaaaggttctaatagATGCAGATAGGGCAATACAATATGCTAGTGATGAGCTCCTGCCTGGGCAAAGGATACTGCCGGATACTACTTTATCACCATTTCAAAGATCTCTCTATGTATTAGCAAGAAACACAATAGTCCAAATTCCTACAGAGAAGTGTACAGAACACAGTGACTGCTCTTCATGTCTTGAATCCAATGACCCTCATTGTGGCTGGTGTTCTTTAGAAAAACGGTGCACTGTGCAGAGCATGTGCCAAAAAGGCACACAGAGTGCTCCCAGATGGCTATCCCGGTACACAGGTCAGCAGTGCATTGACTTTGAACAAATTATGCCAGACAAAATATCCATGAATGAGGTAACTACAGTGCAACTTGTTATTAGGACTTTGCCTGAACTACCTTTTGGTGATACATACAAATGTGTATTTGGCAATGCTCCTCCTATAGATGCTGCTGTGACAACAAGTGGCCTAGCTTGCCCTACTCCAGATCTCAAACATAGGCCTAAAATATTGCCCAATCAGGACCACGCATATGTGCCACTCTCAGTACATTCATCAGAAACAAATAAAGATTTTGTCTCAAGAAACTTTGCGTTCTATGACTGCTCCAGGCATACAACTTGTCAGTCTTGTATACTGAGTGAATGGGCATGCAATTGGTGCATTTATGATAACCGATGCACACATGACACCTCTGTTTGCCAAAGGACTATCATTAGTGGAGAAAGCAACCCAACTAAATTACTTAACCATGGTATAGGACATTGTCCTCGAATTAGACAGCACAAGCACCAAATTCTATTGCCCAATAATGTACCTAAGGAGCTAGAACTTGAGGTTGAAAACTTACCCCACTTGCAACCTGGCCACACTGGTTTCCAATGCATTGTTAGCATTGAGCAGGCTAACATGATTGTGCCTGCCAGAGTTGAATCTAATCATTTTATAGTTTGTGACAAAACAACATATTCCTATGAAGAATATGTTGGAGAATATAATGTTAGCGTAAAAGTGGTGTGGAATCACAAACATTACATAGACACCATAAATATCACTTTGTACAAGTGTGAAATTCTTGGTTCTCACAGGGAGCATGCAGATTGTTCCTTGTGCATAACTCGTAACTCCGTTTATCAGTGCACATGGTGTGGAAATTCCTGTTCTTATAGTGAATCTTGTCTTGATAACCCAGTCACTGAATGTCCCAAACCCAGAATAGATATGATCAAACCTCTGAGTGGTCCTGTAGAAGGTGGAACCATAGTAACTATAGAAGGCAGCAATCTCGGTTTACGTGTTGAAGAAGTAACCGGAAAGATACGCATTGGCGAAGTACCGTGCGAAATAGTCGATTTCGAGGTGTCGGTTAGCATCACATGTCGCACTGGACCATCTAACGGTTCTTCAGTGGCGCCAGTGATTGTTGAAAATGACGCTGGTTACACTGAGTCCTCAGTTTTGTTTAGttacaagaacattaaattGCAAGGTATATATCCTGCTCTCGGACCTGTTTCTGGCGGAACGCAACTAGCGATCGGAGGGCAGCATTTAAACATCGGATCAGCCATATCTGCATATCTAGATGAACTGCCCTGCTCCGTAAATAAAACCCAAACATCCAATAGCAGGCTTATTTGCATAACTCCGAAGGCCAATATGCCGCGCGTGATTCATACGATCACCGTTGCTATCGACAATGCTAATCGAACGCTAATGGGCGACCTGTATAATTATACAGCAGACCCAACCATAATGGAAATTAAACCTTTAAAAAGCTTCGTGTCAGGAGGAAGAATGATAACAGTCCATGGTACTAATTTGAACACTATCCAAAAACCACTAATGAAACTCTACCATGCTAAAGAGCTAGAGCCGGTTAACTACACCGCTTGTGTTGTACTGAATTCCAATCAAATGGAGTGTCCCAGCCCTGCAATTAACAAAAAGTATGATGAGATTTTACAGGCAACTGCATCTCAAACAAGTACACCTCAGATAGCTATGAAAGTTGGTTTTGTAATGGACTATGTCGAAACAATGCACGATTTAGAGAAATATTTCAACCCTCCGCGAACTCATATGATTTTCGTGGAAGATCCTCACGTTTATCATTTtccgaataaaataaaatcgtaTAAAGGAGACCCTCTTGTCATAGAAGGAGAGAATCTAATACGAGCAAGTGATGAGTCAGATGTGGTAGTTACTATTGGTACTCAACCATGTAATGTTACCAGTCTCACTATGCAACAGCTTCTATGCACCCCGCCGGAAATTCAACCAATGAATACAGACGAAAACGGTGTGCAAAACACAGACATAAATTTGCCCATGGTTGTAGTAAAAATAGGGAAAAATTTACGATTTCCGATTGGATACCTTCATTACGAATTGCTACGAAATTACAATTTTCCACCCGAAGCAATAGCAGGCATTGCAGCCGGCACATTCTTTTTAGTGCTTATTTTTATGATCGTCTTGGTTATGTATCGACGTAGAAGTACTAAAGCTGAAAGAGAATATAAGCGAATTCAAATACAAATGGATACATTAGAAAGTAACGTAAGACTAGAGTGCAAGTTGGCTTTTGCGGAATTACAGACCGATATGTCAGACTTGGCAGCTGATTTGGAACATTCAGGTATTCCAACATTGGatcatgtaaattatgtaatgaAAGTATTTTTCCCAGGCGTTTCGGATCACCCAATTTTGAACGTTCAACGTCAATTTATTAATACACCGCGTACTAATTACGACGCAGCCATGATTCAATTTGAACAGCTTTTGAATAATAAATGTTTCCTTCTGTCATTTATAGACACTTTGGAAGCACAAAAATCATTTAACATTCGGGATAAAGTTAATGTGGCTTCCttattaatgataattttaatgGGAAAGATGGAATATGCTACCGACATACTCAAGTCGCTTCTGCTGCGTCTTATTGACAAATCCGTCTGTAATAAACACCCCCAACTAATGCTCAGGAGGACGGAAAGTGTTGTAGAAAAAATGCTTACAAATTGGATGGCATTGTGTATGTATTATTACCTCAAGGATTATGCCGGCTCGTCACTTTTCTTGCTATTTAAAGCAATAAAACATCAAATCGAAAAGGGTGTGGTTGATGCCATTACGCACGAGGCTCGCTATTCTTTATCAGAGGAAAAACTTTTGAAAGAACAGATTGATTACCAAATCGTGACGCTGCATATTGTTCAAGATGATTTCGACGAAAAGGTCCAGTGCAAGGTTTTAGATTGCGACAGCATTTCGCAAGTGAAATCAAAAATACTTGACGCGTTGTTTAAAAATACCCCGTTTTCAATGCGACCGTCCGTCCACGAAGTTGATCTCGAATGGCGACATGGGAGAGGAGGGCACGTGACTCTCCAAGACGAAGATGTCACAACGAAAACAGTCAACAGTTGGCGTAAGCTTAACACATTGGCTCATTACGGTGTTAAGGAATCTGCGATCATGTCCTTAATATCACGACAAAACGACAGTTTTAACACCCCTTATAAAATTCCGTGCAAAAATTGCACCGGTATTTACTGTACTAACTCCCACATTAGAGTCGACAACAATGACCTAGATCACAATGTACATTTCTACCACTTGGTGAGACCTATTGAATAccataatataattaacaaaACATCCGAACACAGTCACAAGGCTATACCCGAGATCTTTTTGACGAGGCTTTTGTCGACGAAAGGAACCGTCCATAAATTTGTCGACGATTTCTTCAGTACTATCTTAACAGTCAACGAAGTGTTGCCGCCGGCAGTCAAGTGGCTTTTTGATCTGTTCGATGAGGCAGCCAGGACTCATGGCATCATGAACCCAGAGGTTGTTCATGCTTGGAAATCGAACAGTTTGCCGCTCAGATTTTGGGTTAATCTTATCAAGAATCCCGATTTCATATTCGATATAAACAAAACGGCTACTGTAGACTCGTCTTTATCTGTTATAGCCCAGACGTTTATGGATGCCTGCTCGTTGACAGAGCACCGACTTTGCAAAGATTCTCCGTCAAATAAACTTTTATTTGCGAAAGACCTCCCTACGTACAGAGATATGGTGATACAGTTTTATCAGGCAGTTTCCCAATTACCTCAAGTAACAGACCAGGAACTGAGCACCTCTATGCAACAGCTTTCAGTGCAACAATTAAACGAGTTTGATACGCTCTCGGCCTTGAAAGAGTTATACATTTATGTCAGTAAATATAGAGAACAAATTATATTAGGACTAGAAATGGATCCACTTTGTAACAAAATGCACTTAGCTCATAAATTAGATAATGTAGCGTGCACAATGGAAGGTGACCCTACGTCTATATGCTGA